From a region of the Petrotoga sp. 9PW.55.5.1 genome:
- a CDS encoding Dps family protein yields the protein MEKIKNTNLNIGLNEKAREEISKSLNSYLSNLQVLHAKLHNLHWNVEGQNFFKIHEKLEEFYDTTSEQIDEVAERILSLGYRPLVKLNEYANNSNLKEIESKAYDGLEALEIVLEDFYTLINETRNLIKLAQEHSDESTADMLIGYLKEYEKNSWMIRATLS from the coding sequence ATGGAAAAGATCAAAAACACTAATTTGAACATTGGATTAAATGAAAAAGCAAGAGAGGAAATTTCAAAATCTTTAAATTCTTATCTTTCTAATTTACAAGTTTTACATGCAAAACTTCACAATTTACATTGGAATGTTGAAGGACAGAATTTTTTCAAAATCCATGAAAAACTTGAAGAATTCTATGACACGACTTCTGAACAAATAGATGAAGTAGCTGAAAGAATTCTTAGTTTAGGCTACAGACCTTTGGTAAAACTTAATGAATATGCTAATAACTCAAATTTAAAAGAAATAGAAAGTAAAGCTTATGATGGGTTAGAAGCACTTGAGATAGTACTAGAAGACTTTTATACTTTAATAAATGAAACAAGAAACCTTATAAAATTAGCTCAAGAACACAGCGATGAAAGTACAGCAGATATGCTAATTGGTTACTTAAAAGAATACGAAAAGAATTCATGGATGATAAGAGCTACATTATCCTAA
- the xylB gene encoding xylulokinase: MINLHKYLGIDVGTTAVKALVVSEKGELIDSYSKGLEMNVPKAGWAEQDPKNWWEKVYEILLEVSKKHEISVIGFSGQMHSLVTLDKEYNEIRPAILWNDQRTSPQCKKATDMLNGEKNVIAKIGNPFLEGFTFPKILWIKENEPENFSRIRKILLPKDYIIFKLTGNIGIDYSDASGTACLNIKTNYWDEEILAKFEIDIDIMPELYGSYEIRGELKENLKRELGWKNVKIVSGGADNASASFGIGVSKIGESMVSIGTSGTVLTITEKKQPDLSGKIHYFNHVMYGEQYYMGVMLSAAHSLNWVKNKFFPTSDWEEIESRVNQSVLGSNGIIFLPYLNGERTPHRDPNARGVFFGISSLNTENDILRATMEGITFGLRDSFELIKEKTDIEDIRIVGGGAKNKTWAKIIATNFNMPIKVPQIDEGGAYGAAMLAALGDNQQLEDVLGWIKFKEIIEPDNNKKTIYDKYYDLHKKLYNSLKEDFKILAQIQDL; this comes from the coding sequence GTGATTAATTTGCATAAATATCTTGGTATAGATGTTGGAACTACAGCGGTAAAGGCTTTGGTAGTTTCAGAAAAAGGAGAATTAATAGATAGTTATTCAAAAGGATTGGAAATGAATGTTCCAAAAGCCGGGTGGGCAGAGCAAGATCCCAAAAATTGGTGGGAGAAAGTATATGAAATATTGCTTGAAGTTAGCAAAAAACATGAAATAAGTGTAATAGGTTTTTCTGGGCAGATGCACAGTTTAGTTACTTTGGATAAAGAATATAACGAAATTAGACCAGCAATTCTGTGGAATGATCAAAGAACATCTCCTCAGTGTAAGAAAGCTACCGATATGTTAAATGGAGAAAAAAATGTGATTGCTAAAATTGGGAATCCATTTCTTGAGGGGTTTACCTTTCCAAAAATATTATGGATAAAAGAAAATGAACCTGAAAATTTTTCAAGGATAAGAAAAATTCTTTTGCCAAAAGATTATATTATATTTAAACTTACAGGAAATATAGGCATTGATTATTCAGATGCATCGGGAACGGCTTGTCTGAATATTAAAACTAATTATTGGGATGAAGAAATATTAGCAAAATTTGAAATAGATATCGATATAATGCCTGAATTATATGGGTCTTATGAAATTCGAGGAGAATTAAAAGAGAATTTAAAAAGAGAGTTAGGATGGAAAAACGTTAAAATTGTTTCAGGAGGTGCGGATAACGCATCAGCTTCATTTGGGATAGGAGTTTCAAAAATTGGAGAATCAATGGTTAGTATTGGAACTTCAGGGACAGTTCTTACTATAACAGAGAAAAAACAACCAGATCTCTCAGGAAAAATTCATTATTTTAACCATGTGATGTATGGAGAACAATATTATATGGGAGTAATGTTATCTGCTGCTCATTCTCTTAATTGGGTAAAAAATAAATTTTTTCCTACATCGGATTGGGAAGAAATAGAAAGTAGAGTCAACCAATCTGTACTCGGATCTAACGGTATCATCTTTTTGCCATATTTGAATGGAGAAAGAACACCTCATAGAGATCCAAATGCAAGAGGAGTTTTTTTTGGAATATCTTCTTTGAATACTGAAAATGATATTTTAAGAGCAACGATGGAAGGTATAACTTTTGGTTTAAGAGATTCGTTTGAACTTATAAAAGAAAAAACAGATATAGAAGACATAAGAATAGTAGGGGGAGGGGCAAAAAACAAAACATGGGCAAAAATAATAGCCACCAATTTTAATATGCCTATAAAAGTTCCTCAAATAGATGAAGGTGGAGCATATGGAGCTGCAATGCTTGCAGCATTAGGAGATAATCAACAACTTGAAGATGTTTTAGGTTGGATAAAATTTAAAGAAATTATAGAGCCTGATAACAATAAAAAAACTATTTACGATAAGTACTACGATCTACACAAAAAACTATATAATTCATTGAAAGAAGATTTTAAAATACTGGCTCAAATACAAGATTTATAA
- a CDS encoding ROK family transcriptional regulator: protein MKIKKINAERMGYSNKLMVFNLIRYSPGISRNEITKLTGLDKSTVTKITYELISRGLVEEGERKSSKSPGRKPIRLEAAKGIAASIIVKVGVEKTIVGLGFLNNFIEKIVEFETPKNFNTFIDKLTFEVDNIYKNSNGHNIVGISFSFPGMIDRKNLIIEYVPHFNWSDIKLKDVFLKELPYWDKPILAANEAKLALQSEIYFNEEISNLNNGVYIFVSQGIGGAILIDGKIHLGSNYTAGEFGHMSIQESGEKCFCNNQGCWETFASIDTITKIYEYSNGKLKGATYEEKFKNLLEKSEKRSTNSYEIMNQMLYYLAVGTVNLINILNPEFVIIGGYGYLFPDKYLKQIEHTIRERALKPSLKSLGKIVKSSFDIETACLTGANLRVMDEFAEKAVI, encoded by the coding sequence TTGAAGATAAAAAAAATCAACGCTGAAAGAATGGGGTATTCAAACAAATTAATGGTCTTTAACTTAATACGATATTCTCCTGGGATATCGAGAAACGAGATAACAAAATTAACTGGTCTAGATAAAAGTACAGTTACGAAGATTACGTATGAACTAATTTCAAGAGGTTTGGTTGAAGAGGGAGAGAGAAAAAGTTCAAAAAGCCCGGGAAGAAAACCAATAAGATTGGAAGCTGCAAAAGGTATTGCAGCTTCCATTATAGTTAAAGTTGGAGTTGAAAAGACGATTGTTGGATTAGGTTTCCTGAATAATTTTATAGAAAAGATTGTCGAATTTGAAACTCCTAAGAATTTCAATACTTTTATAGATAAACTTACATTTGAAGTGGATAATATATATAAAAATTCAAATGGCCATAACATTGTAGGTATTTCCTTTTCATTTCCTGGTATGATTGATAGAAAAAATTTGATTATAGAGTATGTTCCACATTTTAACTGGTCAGATATAAAACTTAAAGATGTTTTTCTGAAGGAATTACCTTATTGGGATAAACCAATTTTAGCAGCTAATGAAGCGAAATTAGCTCTTCAATCTGAAATTTATTTTAACGAAGAAATATCTAACCTTAATAATGGAGTTTATATTTTCGTTTCACAAGGAATCGGTGGTGCTATATTGATAGATGGGAAAATTCATCTTGGTTCTAATTATACAGCAGGTGAATTTGGCCATATGAGTATTCAGGAAAGTGGAGAAAAATGTTTTTGCAATAATCAGGGTTGTTGGGAGACTTTTGCATCAATTGATACTATAACGAAAATTTATGAGTATAGTAACGGGAAATTAAAAGGTGCAACTTATGAAGAAAAATTTAAAAACCTATTAGAAAAGTCAGAAAAAAGATCAACTAATTCTTATGAGATTATGAATCAAATGTTGTATTATTTAGCTGTTGGAACGGTTAATCTAATAAATATTTTAAACCCAGAGTTTGTTATAATTGGTGGTTATGGATATTTGTTCCCTGATAAATATTTAAAACAAATTGAGCACACTATCAGAGAAAGAGCATTAAAACCTTCTTTAAAGTCATTAGGAAAGATTGTAAAATCTAGTTTTGATATAGAAACTGCTTGCTTAACAGGAGCAAATCTTAGAGTTATGGATGAATTTGCTGAGAAAGCTGTGATTTAA